In Acinetobacter sp. C32I, one genomic interval encodes:
- a CDS encoding ferredoxin--NADP reductase — protein MSIEKFSVEKVLSVHRWTHNLFSFTMTRPAHFKFTAGQFARIGLMVEGELVVRAYSVVSSPFDETLEFFSIVVPDGAFTSNLQHLKVGDELYLEKISYGYLTLARYQQPLPQDLWLLGTGTGLAPFLSMLQDFETWNKYQQINLVYSVRTESELAYVERIQEIADLFGEGHTGFKFIPIITRDPNAALHDRLPVLIGNGELEKAAGLSFNRDSSHVMLCGNPQMVEDTKEALKQRGLIMNRRGEGNIAVENYW, from the coding sequence ATGTCAATTGAAAAATTTAGCGTAGAAAAGGTTTTATCTGTACACCGTTGGACTCATAATCTTTTTAGCTTCACCATGACCCGTCCAGCACATTTCAAATTTACTGCAGGGCAATTTGCCCGTATTGGTTTAATGGTTGAGGGAGAATTGGTTGTACGTGCCTATTCTGTTGTTTCTTCACCTTTTGATGAAACTTTAGAATTCTTTTCAATTGTGGTACCAGATGGCGCTTTTACCTCGAATCTGCAGCACCTCAAAGTCGGTGATGAGTTGTATCTGGAAAAAATTTCCTATGGCTATTTAACGCTGGCGCGTTATCAACAACCGTTACCACAGGATTTATGGTTATTGGGAACAGGAACAGGTCTTGCGCCGTTTTTATCGATGTTACAAGACTTTGAAACATGGAACAAATATCAGCAGATCAATCTAGTGTATAGCGTACGGACTGAATCTGAGTTGGCTTATGTCGAGCGTATTCAAGAGATTGCAGACTTATTTGGTGAAGGCCATACGGGCTTTAAATTTATTCCAATTATTACCCGTGATCCGAATGCAGCCCTGCATGATCGTTTACCTGTTTTAATTGGCAATGGTGAATTAGAAAAAGCAGCAGGACTCTCTTTTAACCGGGACAGCAGTCATGTGATGTTATGTGGCAATCCACAAATGGTGGAAGATACCAAAGAAGCCCTGAAGCAGCGTGGTTTAATTATGAATCGTCGTGGTGAAGGTAATATTGCCGTAGAGAATTATTGGTAA
- the gigC gene encoding LysR family transcriptional regulator GigC, with translation MRMTLRQLAVFVAVAQEGTVTKASDAVRLTQSAASMALADLEDGLGAPLFDRLGKRLQLNDLGRFLLPQALEILGRCESFEQAAKGELQSIDLRLGATLTISDYLMPDLMADFLQRHPQAHLQLQVGNTRQMIEAVNQFQLDLALIEGSCHLPQLQCIHWRDDELAVCCAPDHPLAQLNRPVSPTDFLDVEWILREEGSGTREVFDNAILQDLPDANIRLTLGHNEAILKIVAGGLGMSCVSRLAIEPLQEKGQLVILDTPFWQLTRPLYMLVHRQKYQGPGLKAFLQFCENKI, from the coding sequence ATGCGCATGACATTACGCCAGTTGGCTGTTTTTGTGGCGGTCGCTCAGGAAGGAACGGTTACCAAAGCGAGCGATGCTGTCCGACTCACACAAAGTGCGGCAAGTATGGCCTTAGCTGATTTAGAAGATGGTCTTGGCGCACCGCTGTTTGACCGTTTAGGTAAACGATTACAACTCAATGATTTGGGACGCTTCTTGCTCCCACAAGCCTTAGAAATTTTAGGTCGCTGTGAATCTTTTGAACAAGCTGCTAAGGGTGAACTCCAAAGCATTGACTTACGTTTAGGCGCCACGCTCACCATTAGCGACTATTTGATGCCAGATTTGATGGCGGATTTTTTACAACGTCATCCACAAGCACATCTGCAACTGCAAGTGGGCAATACCCGTCAAATGATTGAGGCAGTCAATCAATTTCAACTGGATCTGGCTTTGATCGAAGGGTCTTGTCATTTGCCTCAACTGCAATGTATCCATTGGCGTGATGATGAGCTAGCCGTATGCTGTGCGCCTGATCATCCCTTAGCACAGCTGAATCGCCCTGTGAGCCCAACTGATTTCCTAGATGTGGAGTGGATTCTACGTGAGGAAGGTTCAGGTACACGTGAAGTGTTTGATAATGCCATTTTGCAAGATCTGCCTGATGCCAATATCCGTTTAACCTTGGGTCATAATGAAGCGATCTTAAAAATTGTCGCGGGTGGTTTAGGCATGTCCTGCGTATCACGCCTCGCGATTGAACCGCTACAAGAGAAAGGTCAGTTGGTGATCTTGGATACTCCATTCTGGCAATTAACCCGCCCGCTCTATATGTTAGTGCATCGTCAAAAGTATCAAGGACCGGGTTTAAAAGCCTTTTTGCAGTTCTGTGAAAATAAAATTTAA
- a CDS encoding TonB-dependent receptor, with protein MFAVADDNTVLPTITVKADSQETDATGKLKKDASLGILGEKAVLDTPFSIQSYTEQAIKDKQADSIAGILKNDPSIRSTTNSGHLNENFMIRGFAVTWEDANINGSYGMSPSGRTPTDILSSASVLKGPNALIAGMAPGGSIGGVVMATTKRADRDLTQVSAMYEDGGYYKSGFDVARRFGENKEFGARVSATYGQGEHIVDGLEDKNTAAVLALDYTTDQAKINFDAYTTRDSRDGGSPAMISFSTLKRVLAAPDGKLNYFPHLEGMQSANYVGLSGEYKLLPNLKAFAGAGFNEREYRGHLFGTRMVVRDLPANSMGMNNPALIGANGDALAQYYRVGSKEHNTTFNAGLEGQIFTGDISHTLAFRADYLKRKYSQHKGRGATEVYFPTNIYNPSNEGHMPDTWPEIVPTADDVYVSYSLSDQISMLDDKLQFILGVRYQDMDLKALTTNIKLKDDKVSPSAAIVVKPFGEETSFYASYVEGLVRGATVNVATDVNNNKTFAPFESKQYEVGAKYQGDRWLHTLALYQIKKPSTMTMLLAKDDPRYVDGKTTQITTDGAKTESKGVEYGFSGKVTDDLIVYGNLAYIDTEYKKAISSGVNLSGKTIEGTPEFTAGVGLDYQIPFIEGLSVNAFATYVDEQYLTADNTLKLPDYTLVDLGAKYATKLGGVNTTFRANVDNVADKKYWDGVFTSGFTTVGAGRTYKLGVSFDF; from the coding sequence ATGTTTGCTGTTGCAGATGACAATACCGTTTTACCGACCATTACTGTAAAGGCTGATTCACAAGAAACGGATGCGACCGGGAAACTTAAAAAAGATGCCAGTTTAGGGATTCTAGGTGAGAAAGCGGTATTGGATACGCCATTTAGTATCCAGTCTTATACTGAGCAGGCAATTAAAGATAAGCAAGCTGACTCTATTGCGGGCATTCTTAAAAATGACCCAAGTATTCGTAGCACCACCAACAGTGGTCATTTAAACGAAAACTTTATGATTCGTGGTTTTGCTGTGACTTGGGAAGATGCCAATATCAATGGTTCTTATGGCATGTCACCGAGTGGGCGTACTCCGACTGATATTTTAAGCTCTGCCAGTGTATTAAAAGGGCCGAATGCGTTGATTGCAGGGATGGCCCCAGGCGGTAGTATTGGTGGTGTCGTCATGGCAACCACCAAACGTGCTGATCGTGATCTGACTCAAGTCTCTGCCATGTATGAAGATGGGGGCTATTACAAATCAGGTTTTGATGTGGCACGTCGTTTTGGTGAAAACAAGGAGTTCGGAGCACGCGTCAGTGCGACTTATGGACAAGGTGAACACATTGTTGATGGCCTAGAAGATAAAAATACCGCAGCGGTATTGGCCCTCGACTATACCACTGATCAAGCCAAAATTAATTTTGATGCCTATACCACACGTGATAGTCGTGATGGTGGCTCACCCGCAATGATCTCCTTTTCAACGTTGAAACGTGTTTTAGCTGCGCCTGATGGCAAGCTGAATTATTTTCCACATTTAGAGGGCATGCAAAGTGCCAATTACGTGGGGCTATCTGGGGAATATAAGCTTTTACCGAATTTAAAAGCATTTGCAGGTGCAGGTTTTAATGAACGTGAGTATCGTGGACATTTATTTGGTACGCGTATGGTTGTGCGTGACCTGCCAGCCAACTCAATGGGAATGAATAATCCTGCTTTGATTGGGGCGAATGGTGATGCACTGGCACAATATTATCGTGTCGGTTCAAAGGAACATAACACGACTTTTAATGCGGGTTTAGAAGGTCAAATTTTCACGGGTGATATTTCTCATACGTTGGCATTCCGTGCGGATTATCTCAAACGTAAATACAGCCAACATAAAGGGCGAGGGGCAACAGAGGTCTATTTCCCAACCAATATTTACAATCCAAGCAATGAAGGGCATATGCCAGATACATGGCCAGAGATTGTTCCTACTGCGGATGATGTATATGTCAGCTATAGTCTGAGTGACCAGATTTCCATGCTGGATGATAAGCTACAGTTTATTTTAGGTGTACGTTATCAAGACATGGATTTAAAAGCACTGACGACCAATATTAAATTAAAGGATGATAAAGTATCTCCAAGTGCAGCCATTGTTGTGAAACCTTTTGGTGAGGAAACCTCGTTCTATGCCAGCTATGTGGAAGGTCTGGTGAGAGGGGCAACCGTGAATGTGGCTACGGATGTAAATAATAATAAAACCTTTGCGCCCTTTGAAAGCAAACAATATGAAGTCGGTGCCAAATATCAAGGAGATCGTTGGTTACATACTCTAGCACTGTATCAGATTAAAAAGCCAAGTACGATGACAATGCTGTTGGCAAAAGATGATCCACGATATGTAGATGGTAAAACAACACAAATCACAACCGATGGTGCGAAGACTGAATCCAAAGGGGTTGAATATGGTTTTTCAGGTAAAGTCACTGATGACCTGATTGTTTACGGTAATCTGGCTTATATCGATACCGAATATAAAAAAGCGATTTCAAGTGGTGTGAATCTTTCAGGTAAAACCATTGAAGGTACGCCTGAATTTACTGCAGGTGTTGGACTTGACTACCAAATCCCATTTATTGAAGGTTTAAGCGTCAATGCCTTTGCGACTTATGTTGATGAGCAATATTTAACGGCGGATAACACACTCAAGTTACCTGATTATACCCTGGTTGATTTAGGTGCGAAGTATGCAACTAAACTCGGTGGGGTCAACACAACTTTCCGTGCCAATGTCGATAATGTTGCAGACAAGAAATATTGGGATGGTGTGTTCACCAGTGGCTTTACCACAGTAGGCGCAGGTCGTACCTATAAATTGGGTGTTAGCTTCGACTTCTAA
- a CDS encoding cold shock domain-containing protein has protein sequence MYLEGKIKKYNAERGFGFIEVEGKQSDIFFHIRDFPRTGGEPKLGEKLKFLIVDDNGKFKAAQIERLVLTPTTAPIRKSAIVQPQSRTSSQHGTIATVIGVVIIVILAVLVFQKYQSYQQSKQLKTAQLIEAQKQIVEEQRKTIGDLSEVKLSEKTERPLQHDQVQPIQTVQSTTAVGNQFTCDGRTHCSQMHSYEEAVFFLRNCPNTQMDGNNDGEPCERQFGR, from the coding sequence ATGTATCTTGAGGGAAAAATTAAAAAATATAATGCAGAACGAGGATTTGGTTTTATTGAAGTCGAGGGGAAGCAAAGCGATATTTTCTTTCATATTCGTGATTTTCCTCGAACTGGTGGGGAACCCAAGCTTGGAGAAAAGTTAAAGTTTTTAATTGTCGACGATAATGGAAAGTTCAAAGCTGCTCAGATTGAACGTTTGGTTCTAACACCGACAACTGCACCTATTCGCAAAAGCGCTATTGTTCAACCTCAATCGCGTACTTCTTCTCAGCATGGAACCATTGCCACGGTCATAGGTGTCGTGATTATTGTGATTTTGGCTGTTCTTGTTTTCCAGAAATATCAGTCTTATCAGCAATCAAAACAATTAAAAACAGCCCAGCTGATCGAGGCGCAAAAGCAAATTGTTGAAGAACAGAGAAAAACGATTGGTGATTTGTCAGAAGTGAAGTTGTCTGAAAAAACGGAGAGGCCGTTGCAACACGATCAGGTGCAGCCTATACAAACAGTGCAATCAACAACGGCTGTAGGTAATCAATTTACGTGTGATGGGCGAACACATTGTTCACAAATGCATTCTTATGAGGAAGCTGTCTTCTTTTTAAGAAATTGCCCGAATACCCAAATGGATGGAAATAATGATGGAGAACCCTGCGAGCGACAATTTGGTCGATGA
- a CDS encoding cold shock domain-containing protein, which produces MAQEFYQGKIKQYNPDKGFGFIATSEGDIFFHISDFPAAEGEPKRNEKVKFVALENGGKFKATQIERVDANPAKTKKTKIANHNKSITTELLSNFRR; this is translated from the coding sequence ATGGCACAAGAGTTCTATCAAGGAAAAATTAAGCAATATAATCCTGATAAAGGATTTGGTTTTATTGCAACGTCTGAAGGCGATATCTTTTTTCATATTTCAGATTTTCCTGCGGCAGAAGGCGAGCCGAAAAGAAATGAAAAAGTGAAATTCGTGGCGCTTGAAAATGGTGGGAAGTTTAAAGCAACACAAATTGAACGTGTTGATGCAAATCCTGCTAAAACCAAGAAGACTAAAATTGCCAATCACAATAAGTCGATTACAACCGAGTTATTGTCAAACTTTCGACGTTAA
- the upp gene encoding uracil phosphoribosyltransferase, translating into MSIQEIRHPLIRHKLGLLRRSDISTKNFRELAQEVTMLLTYEATKDLPVVDHEIDGWAGKVSTQRIAGKKITIVPILRAGIGMLEGVLSLIPSAKVSVLGLERDEATLEVRTYYKKLVPDVANRLAMIIDPMLATGNSLIAAIDVLKASGCKDIRVMILVAAPEGIAKVEAAHPDVRIYTASVDQGLNAEGYIVPGLGDAGDKIFGSVQKD; encoded by the coding sequence GTGTCGATTCAAGAAATTCGTCATCCGCTTATTCGCCATAAACTTGGCTTGCTACGTCGCTCTGACATTAGTACCAAGAACTTTCGTGAATTAGCGCAAGAAGTCACGATGTTACTGACTTATGAAGCAACAAAGGATCTTCCTGTTGTTGATCATGAAATTGATGGGTGGGCAGGGAAAGTCTCAACTCAACGTATCGCAGGGAAGAAAATCACCATCGTACCGATTCTGCGTGCAGGTATCGGGATGCTTGAAGGCGTTCTTAGTCTGATTCCAAGTGCTAAAGTCAGCGTCTTGGGTCTAGAGCGTGATGAAGCGACGCTTGAAGTGCGCACTTACTACAAAAAGTTAGTGCCAGATGTTGCCAATCGTTTAGCCATGATCATTGACCCAATGTTGGCAACAGGGAATTCTTTAATCGCGGCTATTGATGTATTGAAAGCAAGTGGCTGTAAAGATATTCGTGTCATGATTTTGGTTGCTGCACCTGAAGGTATTGCCAAAGTTGAAGCTGCACATCCAGATGTTCGTATTTACACAGCATCGGTTGACCAAGGCCTGAATGCTGAAGGCTATATTGTTCCTGGTCTGGGTGATGCAGGTGACAAGATTTTTGGTAGCGTGCAAAAAGACTAA